A stretch of Xyrauchen texanus isolate HMW12.3.18 unplaced genomic scaffold, RBS_HiC_50CHRs HiC_scaffold_54, whole genome shotgun sequence DNA encodes these proteins:
- the LOC127642308 gene encoding uncharacterized protein LOC127642308, with protein MSKLRQHHEDCYNRFKRAETERNESEKKHLKLLHDQVTKQLSQKDCSLSPSPTEVCTSDTPSHSPLNVPQSSSPLPCAASTAGNGLSQEPEPVSLREYSWKALSDSDVTDYSDVDYVPKSSSDESDDSASGYSMVESSLDEANEKTSGKGMVKSSLKNPTSPFSQSYKDTSSSSDTGVTTPSPNAKVQCKTKETDPSSEDRSFIQSMPSPVQDRKSYKKQYCLYCSKPFSKMKRGNFAHNTDVARNGHGEMVACYRPKESKKAKDFIHCVYCQGLYNKRSLWKHLKNCPLKPKDDESKGRKRVRSLCALKTPVGLEVSKGLKNILSIMNYDEVSRVVHSDCCIMQLGEHMFNRMGSDVNKHDYIRQKMREVGRLLLEARKITRLRSMVDFIIPANFKQVISAVKVVSGYDEEKNCYRIPSLALKLGHSLNKICSIVESNAMMYGDHQRAECARDFRKIHQARWNEYISAGALTTLKEAKWNTPQIIPFTQDVKVLHAHLEKKHKQFLSKLRNCPSAKSYSALAKVTLTQVILFNRRREGEVSRMLLAAFKSRDSSELHEDLAICLSEFERKLCLHFTRVEIRGKRGRKVPVLLKPSMVSAMELLVETREVCEVPAENPFLFARSGAMPAYRGGECIYRAAQECGIKNPEALSSTKLRKHIATMSKILNLDENEADQLADFLGHDIRIHRQYYRLPEGTLQLAKMSKVLLAMEKGTLSDFKGKTLDEIEIDPNEQFEPLVNDMSSDEEDCSDPSQSASPEETAQLSGSQKDQSSLKAPKRKWEDIEVKAIERHMMRFIKTCKVPGKQDCERCIEAEPEALKERTWTGLKNYVRNRITTLKKKGAL; from the exons ATGTCAAAGTTGCGACAACATCATGAAGATTGTTATAATCGCTTTAAAAGAGCAGAGACTGAGAGGAATGAGAGTGAAAAGAAACATCTCAAGCTATTGCATGATCAGGTCACTAAACAGCTGTCACAAAAAGATTGCTCG CTGTCCCCGTCACCCACTGAAGTATGCACATCTGATACACCATCACATTCACCACTTAATGTGCCGCAATCCTCATCACCTTTGCCCTGTGCTGCATCCACCGCAGGGAATGGCTTATCACAGGAACCTGAGCCTGTCTCATTAAGGGAG TACTCATGGAAAGCCCTCAGTGATTCAGATGTTACAGACTACAGCGATGTTGACTATGTACCCAAGAGCAGCTCAGACGAATCAGATGATAGTGCTTCTGGATATAGCATGGTTGAAAGTAGCTTAGATGAAGCTAATGAAAAGACTTCTGGAAAAGGTATGGTCAAAAGTTCTCTGAAAAATCCAACTTCACCTTTTTCACAAAGCTATAAAGATACAAGCAGTTCATCAGACACAGGCGTGACAACACCATCACCAAATGCTAAAGTGCAATGCAAAACCAAAGAGACAGACCCCTCTTCTGAAGATAGGTCTTTTATTCAATCAATGCCATCACCTGTGCAGGATCGCAAGTCATATAAGAAGCAGTATTGTCTTTATTGCTCTAAGCCTTTTTCAAAAATG AAAAGGGGCAACTTTGCCCACAACACAGATGTGGCAAGAAATGGACATGGAGAGATGGTTGCCTGCTACCGTCCAAAAGAGAGCAAAAAAGCCAAGGATTTCATTCACTGTGTTTACTGCCAAGGGCTTTACAACAAGCGTAGCCTTTGGAAACATTTAAAGAACTGTCCTCTGAAACCTAAAGATGATGAATCCAAGGGCAGGAAAAGAGTCCGATCACTCTGCGCTCTGAAAACTCCAGTTGGTTTAGAAGTGAGCAAAGGTTTAAAGAATATACTTTCCATTATGAACTATGATGAAGTTTCCCGTGTTGTTCACTCTGACTGCTGCATCATGCAACTGGGGGAGCACATGTTTAATAGGATGGGATCTGATGTTAATAAACATGACTACATCAGACAGAAGATGAGAGAAGTTGGCAGACTTCTTCTTGAAGCAAGGAAGATTACTCGGCTAAGATCTATGGTGGACTTCATCATTCCAGCAAATTTCAAACAAGTCATTTCAGCTGTTAAAGTTGTATCTGGCTATGATGAAGAGAAAAACTGCTACCGCATTCCCTCTCTAGCTCTCAAACTTGGTCATTCTTTAAACAAGATCTGTAGTATTGTTGAGAGCAATGCCATGATGTACGGAGACCATCAACGTGCTGAGTGTGCTCGAGACTTCAGAAAAATACACCAGGCAAGATGGAACGAATACATTTCTGCTGGtgctttaactactttaaaagaAGCCAAGTGGAACACGCCTCAGATCATTCCTTTCACTCAAGATGTCAAAGTTCTGCATGCACATCtggaaaagaaacacaaacagttCCTAAGCAAGCTCAGAAACTGCCCATCGGCAAAAAGCTATTCAGCTCTTGCTAAGGTCACATTGACGCAAGTCATcctgttcaacagaagaagagAAGGTGAGGTATCACGAATGCTTTTGGCAGCTTTTAAAAGCAGGGATTCTTCTGAGCTACATGAAGACCTAGCGATCTGTCTTTCGGAGTTCGAGAGAAAGTTGTGTCTGCACTTCACCCGAGTTGAGATCCGTGGTAAACGAGGGAGAAAGGTTCCTGTGCTTCTCAAGCCTTCAATGGTTTCTGCCATGGAGCTGCTTGTTGAAACACGTGAGGTTTGTGAAGTCCCAGCTGAGAATCCTTTTCTGTTTGCCAGATCAGGAGCAATGCCTGCATACCGAGGAGGAGAGTGCATTTACAGAGCTGCTCAGGAATGTGGCATAAAGAATCCAGAAGCACTGTCATCAACTAAGCTGAGGAAACACATAGCAACCATGTCAAAAATCTTGAACCTTGATGAGAACGAAGCAGATCAATTGGCTGATTTCCTCGGTCATGATATCAGAATCCACAGACAATATTACCGCTTACCGGAGGGGACGCTGCAGCTGGCAAAGATGAGCAAGGTCTTGTTAGCAATGGAAAAGGGAACACTCTCAGACTTCAAAGGAAAGACGCTTGATGAGATTGAAATTGACCCAAATG AACAATTTGAACCCCTCGTTAATGATATGTCAAGTGATGAGGAGGATTGCAGCGACCCATCTCAGTCAGCATCCCCAGAAGAGACGGCTCAACTGTCTGGATCACAAAAGGATCAAA GTTCTTTAAaggctccaaaaagaaaatgggAGGACATTGAGGTAAAAGCAATAG